The following proteins come from a genomic window of Persephonella sp.:
- a CDS encoding type II toxin-antitoxin system RelE/ParE family toxin, translating into MYEIKFTKTALRELNSLNKPIQELIIRKLEILSQNPNLLKNNIKVLKGKYKGLKRLRVGKYRVIFDQKDEELIILKIRVASRGEIY; encoded by the coding sequence ATGTATGAAATTAAATTTACTAAAACTGCATTAAGAGAACTGAACAGCTTAAATAAGCCTATACAAGAGCTAATTATAAGAAAATTAGAAATTCTTTCCCAGAACCCAAACCTGTTGAAAAACAATATTAAAGTTCTAAAAGGAAAATATAAAGGCTTAAAAAGATTAAGAGTGGGAAAATACAGAGTAATTTTTGACCAGAAAGATGAAGAATTGATAATTCTTAAGATTAGAGTTGCTTCACGAGGAGAGATTTATTGA